The following is a genomic window from Phycisphaerae bacterium.
CTGGTAGTCGCGGCGATAGTCCCCTTGACCGAGTGACACGAGTGGCACGCGTGCGGATGTCACAAGCTGACCTCCGCGCCGACCTCCGGTCCGGTGTGAGCCCCGGCGCCGGCGTTCTTCGGACCCTCGATGCGCCGCACCTCAAAGCGCGTCTCACCGAACTCGCGCGTGAGGAAAGCTGTGAAGATGCGGACGACCGCACTGCCAACCTCGGTATTTGCATCCACGAGCAGCGCGCGCTGCGGTTCGTCCAAGCGGTAACCCGCCTCCATCCGGACGCGGGCCCCGCCGAACAGCCCCTCCGCGGCGAGAATGGCCAACTGCAGGGACATCTCGGCCTCGTCGAGGGGCACGTCAGGTTTGAGCAGGAATCGATACACGCCCGAGGTCATCAGCGGTCTCCCGTCACGAGCCCGGTTGGCTCTCCATCCGGCTACCTATGCCGTGCCCGTCTGGCGTGTCCGCCCCCGTGGTGAGGTCCAGGCCTGCCGCCGTGAAGCGCCGCCGCAGCTCAGCGATCGCGTTGCCAACCTGACGACGCGAAATGCCCAACTCGCGGGCGACGGAAGCGACGTTGCCGTCCACCAGCCGGGCGCAGACCTCCGCCAGGGGGGCGGGTAGGCCGGCGACAACACGGGCAACGGCGGCGCGCATGTCGCGCGTGGCCTGTGGATCGCCAGCGGCCAGCCCAAGCCGGCGCAGGCCGTCGTCCTCAGCCAGCGCCCCCGCGCCGGATACGGGTTCGTCGGTCACGTTCTCGCGCAGCGTCTCGATCGAGCGCGCGAAGAAGCCTGGCGCCCGTTTCGCGCGGCGCCGATCGCGTACGAGCATGGCAGCGTGCGAGTCCACGATGCGGTTGATGAAGGTGGTGAGCTTGGCCTTGTCCGGATCGAACTTGCCGATGTGCTTGAGGACGTACAGCAGCAGTTCCTGCTGCAGGTCCTCGCGCTCGTAGCGTTCGAACCAGGGCGTCCGGATGAGCTGTCGGGCTTTGATGCGGATGAGTTTTTGGGTGTAGGCGCCGAGGACGGCGCCACGGGCGGATTCGGCTTCCACGGGTGGCCTCCGGGGCCGGAGGCGGGGCCGTGGGTGTCAGCCGAACTCAGCGCGCAGTAAGAGCGCTGGCCGCGATGCGGAGGGTTGAGCGATCGCCGGCTACGGCGACACCCAACGACCTCCGCATTCGCGGCCAGTCAGTTGACGAGTCGTTTATCTGGTTTTGGGCACACTGGACCGGGCGTGAACCGGGCTACACGTTGACGTCCTCCTCGAGGGTCAGATCGACCGGCAGACCGTCCTGCACTTCGATGCTGACGATCATGCCGTTCTGTACGCGGCGCAGCCGCTCGATCAGATCAAGGTGGTGCGCCTTGAGCTTGAAATCCTCCGCCATCGGCTGCGTGTGGCGCCCCGCATCGGGCTTGCCGAGCCGGAACTTGCGCCGGGCGCGCGGCTGTGCTGTGAAAACGAGCTGGCCGTCCCGCACGGCGATGTTCGTCAGCCAGCCATACCCCACCTGACGCGAAAGCGCGATCAGCTTCTGTTCATCCGGACGCAGGTTGCGCACGCTGGCATCCGTGACAGACGCGCCCTGCGGCCCGGACTTGATTCTGCTCTTACTCATGCTTCCGTTCCCTGAATCGCCTGTGTATTGGCCGGTAAACACTGTGGACAAAAAAACAAGCCGCGGTCGCCGCTACCTTCTGCGGTCCGTCCGGATCACGAGCTGCAGCTGCTCCAGTCGGATGCGCATCGCCTCCGCGGACACCTGAAACCGCGCCGCAAACGGCCGGCTGAAATGCTCGAGCAGCACGTCGTCCGGCCCCCGTTCGTCATAGGGCGACAGCACAGAGCGTAGCACCGCGCGCAGCGTGGCGTACGAGCTGCGCTCGTCGACGGCATCAACACAGAACGGGCTGTCGCTGCCGCGAATGTCGCGCCAGACCTGGCGAACCAGCAGCCGCGGCATGAGCAGGCACGAGGCAAAGAGGTTCGCCTGCACCTCAATCCGCTGCCGTTCGCGGCTGCGCCCGCCATGCGAGGTATGCTCGGTAGCCAGCTCCACCAGCGTGGCGCCCTGGAGGTGACGGTGCAGCACCCAGTGGCCGACCTCATGCGCCAGCGTGAAGCGGTAGCGCCCTTCCTGCCGCGGGTGCGCGTTCGGGTCGAGGTGACCGTCGATGGCGACGCACCGCTCGTTGGTCAGCAGGGCGCCCAGCACCCCGGGCCGGCCCAGCCGTTCGCGCAGATCGCCGAACTCCAGTTGCAGACCCAGATGCAGTTCCAGGATCTCGTCGATCGGCACGGGTGGCTCCGCCACCGGTCCGTGCCGGCGTTCATAGTCCGCCAGCAGCGCCATCGCCCGCC
Proteins encoded in this region:
- a CDS encoding sigma-70 family RNA polymerase sigma factor, which translates into the protein MEAESARGAVLGAYTQKLIRIKARQLIRTPWFERYEREDLQQELLLYVLKHIGKFDPDKAKLTTFINRIVDSHAAMLVRDRRRAKRAPGFFARSIETLRENVTDEPVSGAGALAEDDGLRRLGLAAGDPQATRDMRAAVARVVAGLPAPLAEVCARLVDGNVASVARELGISRRQVGNAIAELRRRFTAAGLDLTTGADTPDGHGIGSRMESQPGS
- a CDS encoding ImmA/IrrE family metallo-endopeptidase; translated protein: MSTWASGETPRQVPYLTAREIERRAMALLADYERRHGPVAEPPVPIDEILELHLGLQLEFGDLRERLGRPGVLGALLTNERCVAIDGHLDPNAHPRQEGRYRFTLAHEVGHWVLHRHLQGATLVELATEHTSHGGRSRERQRIEVQANLFASCLLMPRLLVRQVWRDIRGSDSPFCVDAVDERSSYATLRAVLRSVLSPYDERGPDDVLLEHFSRPFAARFQVSAEAMRIRLEQLQLVIRTDRRR